A region from the Candidatus Binatia bacterium genome encodes:
- a CDS encoding thioesterase family protein — protein sequence MPPNDLATDTAVTRLRVAPGWYTANLPDAWNFRTPSGGVLMTVAMRAMQEELGDPELRPISANTHFCSPVPAGPLEVRVEVLRHGGAAAQVRAQLSSTTMPGPGLEVSATFGRDRAGVDVIDTEPPAVPPPDQAVSMDEDPDGIERQLRPTFFRNLETRLALGHPWWMGGDWQPGPARIARWFRYRIPQRLPDGRLDPFALPPIADTMPPALKQKLGPNHPPFFAPSLDLTVHFLEDTTSEWVLNYVHVRRARAGYATASAEIWDDQGRLLAFATQTMMLRRIPEARP from the coding sequence ATGCCGCCCAACGACCTCGCCACGGATACCGCCGTCACGCGTCTGCGCGTCGCGCCTGGCTGGTACACCGCCAACCTGCCCGACGCGTGGAACTTCCGCACGCCGTCCGGTGGCGTGCTGATGACGGTCGCGATGCGCGCCATGCAGGAGGAGCTCGGCGATCCCGAGCTGCGGCCGATCTCGGCGAACACGCACTTCTGCTCGCCGGTGCCCGCCGGTCCGCTCGAGGTGCGGGTCGAGGTGCTGCGCCACGGCGGGGCGGCGGCGCAGGTGCGCGCGCAGCTGTCGTCGACCACGATGCCGGGTCCGGGTCTCGAGGTGAGCGCGACCTTCGGCCGCGACCGCGCGGGCGTCGACGTCATCGACACCGAGCCGCCCGCCGTGCCGCCGCCGGACCAGGCGGTGTCGATGGACGAGGACCCCGACGGCATCGAGCGCCAGCTCCGGCCCACCTTCTTCCGCAACCTCGAGACGCGGCTCGCGCTCGGCCACCCGTGGTGGATGGGCGGCGACTGGCAGCCCGGTCCGGCGCGGATCGCGCGCTGGTTCCGCTACCGGATCCCGCAGCGCCTGCCCGACGGGCGGCTCGATCCGTTCGCGCTGCCGCCGATCGCCGACACCATGCCGCCCGCGCTCAAGCAGAAGCTCGGGCCCAACCATCCGCCGTTCTTCGCGCCGAGCCTGGATCTCACCGTGCACTTCCTCGAGGACACGACCTCCGAGTGGGTCTTGAACTACGTGCACGTCCGTCGCGCGCGCGCCGGCTACGCGACCGCGAGCGCCGAGATCTGGGACGACCAGGGCCGCTTGCTGGCGTTCGCGACGCAGACCATGATGCTGCGTCGCATCCCCGAAGCACGTCCGTGA
- a CDS encoding HAMP domain-containing sensor histidine kinase encodes MSNANDSPRRARSLVQHIERIERWLRTNPVKVGVLVALLMLVTMLVQEEIDEHLWLVFTYAFPVALAGYGLGFRGGAVAALVATALLYDHAIHTLGTKDTVFVLTTRLAGSLAVAGLCALASATARARERYIARHARLAKIQEEFLAAFAHDIRSPLNAILGYASILQEEAEEGSGLSRGELFEALQRIEANALHVEEMIAGMLRADGGDGAVRNEVTTFTADALIDELRRELDPVVLEHGAPVTWTVAPGTPELVTDRKKLHSVLRNLVGNALKYARGAPIAVSVRWDAPTARHQIEVRDEGPGISPEALPRLFDRFYRAAGRDAEDGFGLGLFIVKRMIEMIGGDVSVHSELGEGSRFLLTFPQLRGEEAVAEEAKAS; translated from the coding sequence GTGAGCAACGCCAACGACAGCCCACGGCGCGCGCGCTCGCTGGTGCAGCACATCGAGCGCATCGAGCGCTGGCTGCGCACGAACCCGGTGAAGGTCGGCGTCCTGGTCGCGCTCCTCATGCTCGTGACCATGCTCGTGCAGGAGGAGATCGACGAGCACCTGTGGCTCGTCTTCACCTACGCGTTCCCGGTCGCGCTCGCGGGCTACGGGCTCGGCTTCCGCGGCGGAGCGGTCGCGGCGCTGGTCGCGACGGCGCTGCTCTACGACCACGCGATCCACACGCTGGGCACGAAGGACACGGTGTTCGTCCTCACGACGCGGCTTGCCGGCAGCCTCGCCGTCGCGGGTCTGTGCGCGCTCGCGTCGGCGACCGCGCGTGCGCGCGAGCGCTACATCGCTCGCCACGCTCGTCTCGCGAAGATCCAGGAAGAGTTCCTCGCCGCGTTCGCGCACGACATCCGCTCGCCGCTGAACGCGATCCTCGGCTACGCGAGCATCCTTCAGGAGGAGGCGGAAGAAGGGTCCGGCCTGTCGCGCGGCGAGCTGTTCGAGGCGCTGCAGCGGATCGAAGCGAACGCGCTGCACGTCGAGGAGATGATCGCCGGGATGCTGCGCGCCGACGGCGGCGACGGCGCGGTCAGGAACGAGGTCACCACGTTCACCGCGGACGCGCTGATCGACGAGCTCCGCCGCGAGCTCGACCCGGTCGTGCTCGAGCACGGCGCGCCGGTGACGTGGACGGTCGCGCCCGGCACGCCCGAGCTCGTGACCGATCGCAAGAAGCTGCACTCGGTGCTGCGCAACCTCGTGGGCAACGCGCTCAAGTACGCGCGCGGCGCGCCGATCGCGGTGAGCGTCCGCTGGGACGCCCCGACCGCGCGGCACCAGATCGAGGTGCGCGACGAGGGACCGGGCATCTCGCCCGAGGCGCTGCCGCGGCTCTTCGACCGCTTCTACCGCGCCGCCGGCCGCGACGCCGAGGACGGCTTCGGCCTCGGCCTCTTCATCGTCAAGCGCATGATCGAGATGATCGGCGGCGACGTGTCGGTGCACAGCGAGCTCGGCGAGGGCAGCCGCTTCCTGCTGACGTTCCCGCAGCTGCGCGGCGAGGAGGCCGTCGCCGAGGAGGCGAAGGCGTCGTGA
- a CDS encoding OBAP family protein — protein MKLPSPTTRVARTIALLLLGPVALAGYLLGAQAADPKAQTPPGADKTARTKMLEAGAALLQGNEPLDGLDVYLVGFHPMKDDPAHQMEAHHYCHQVNQDFAQCVLFDGNGADARMNGIEYIISEKLFETLPVEERRYWHPHDYEILSGQLVAPGIPDAAERALMKDKMNSYGKTWHVWSTGAPGDAGDPLPLGPAQLAWSFNRDGEAQPGLVAGRDERLGVSTDQKRKQREELTPLARPQCGVDALHGRFQGETVPVAGVVQRTQGCPAPEAAPASAAPAKPSPAAAAKPSARPSAAAEAKLPAKPAATRSASTR, from the coding sequence ATGAAGCTGCCGAGCCCCACCACGCGCGTCGCGCGCACGATCGCGCTGTTGCTGCTGGGACCCGTCGCGCTCGCAGGCTACCTGCTCGGCGCGCAGGCCGCCGATCCGAAAGCGCAGACGCCGCCCGGCGCCGACAAGACGGCGCGCACCAAGATGCTGGAAGCGGGTGCCGCGCTGCTGCAGGGCAACGAGCCGCTCGACGGGCTCGACGTGTACCTGGTGGGCTTCCACCCGATGAAGGACGATCCGGCGCACCAGATGGAGGCGCACCACTACTGCCACCAGGTGAACCAGGACTTCGCGCAGTGCGTGCTGTTCGACGGCAACGGCGCCGACGCGCGCATGAACGGCATCGAGTACATCATCTCCGAGAAGCTGTTCGAGACGCTGCCCGTCGAAGAGCGCCGCTACTGGCATCCGCACGACTACGAGATCCTCTCGGGCCAGCTCGTCGCACCCGGCATCCCCGACGCCGCCGAGCGCGCGCTGATGAAGGACAAGATGAACAGCTACGGAAAGACGTGGCACGTCTGGTCGACGGGCGCGCCGGGTGATGCGGGCGACCCGCTGCCGCTCGGTCCGGCACAGCTCGCGTGGTCGTTCAACCGCGACGGCGAGGCGCAGCCCGGTCTCGTCGCGGGGCGCGACGAGCGGCTCGGCGTCAGCACCGACCAGAAGCGCAAGCAGCGCGAGGAGCTGACGCCGCTCGCGCGCCCGCAGTGCGGCGTCGACGCGCTGCACGGCCGCTTCCAGGGCGAGACGGTGCCGGTCGCGGGCGTGGTGCAGCGCACGCAGGGCTGTCCGGCGCCGGAGGCCGCGCCTGCGTCGGCGGCGCCCGCGAAACCGTCACCCGCCGCAGCCGCGAAGCCGTCGGCGCGACCGTCGGCCGCCGCGGAGGCCAAGCTGCCGGCGAAGCCCGCCGCGACGCGCTCCGCGAGCACGCGCTGA
- a CDS encoding potassium transporter Kup: protein MGDRGTASGVAHATPREPRPYDRSAAERTVRPGQRAQALPLVALGALGVVYGDIGTSPLYALRQCFIGPRAVPQTPENVLGVLSLVFWALVLVVAVKYLTVLLRADNQGEGGILALLALATSHHAPTDDASPRRGAHVLAALGIFGAALLYGDGVITPAISVLSAMEGLEVATTAFRPVVVPLTVLVLAALFLVQKHGTGRVAAVFGPTMLVWFVVIGVLGARAILLEQPGHPSVLHALDPRYGLAVLTSHVADAVFVLGSIVLVVTGCEALYADLGHFGARPIRTAWYAVVFPALVLNYFGQGVLLLEGGVASRHPFFDLAPEWGLYPLVGLATLATIIASQALITGAFSLTQQAVVLGYAPRFPIIHTSDVERGQIYMPHVNYGLMALCILLVLSFRSSDALADAYGIAVTGTMTITSVLFYQVARRHWGWPLPAAAAVTGAFLVVDLAFLIANLDKIASGGWVPIAIALAAYTVMTTWKRGRSELASVLIRQGTPVERFVQELREQPPRRVPGTVVYWTSNTGSIPAILERNLAVNHVLHERVVLLSTGSAQQPRVRDENRTIVLDLGEGVYRVLAFFGFMERPHIATIAACCATHGLLLDVASTDFFVSADRLLATGPSRMARWRKQLFALLARLTPPMTSALGIPPERVILLGREVEL, encoded by the coding sequence ATGGGCGATCGTGGGACGGCGAGCGGCGTGGCGCACGCCACGCCGCGGGAGCCGCGTCCGTACGACCGCAGCGCGGCCGAGCGGACGGTGCGGCCGGGACAGCGCGCGCAGGCGCTACCGCTCGTCGCGCTCGGCGCGCTCGGCGTGGTGTACGGCGACATCGGCACGTCGCCGCTCTACGCGCTGCGCCAGTGCTTCATCGGACCGCGCGCGGTGCCGCAGACGCCCGAGAACGTCCTCGGCGTCCTGTCGCTGGTCTTCTGGGCGCTGGTCCTCGTGGTCGCCGTCAAGTATCTCACCGTGCTGCTGCGCGCGGACAACCAGGGCGAGGGCGGCATCTTGGCGTTGCTCGCGCTCGCGACGTCGCACCACGCTCCGACCGACGACGCGAGCCCGCGCCGCGGCGCGCACGTTCTCGCGGCGCTCGGCATCTTCGGCGCGGCGCTGCTCTATGGCGACGGCGTCATCACGCCGGCGATCTCGGTGCTGTCGGCGATGGAAGGCCTCGAGGTCGCGACCACGGCGTTCCGGCCGGTCGTCGTGCCGCTCACGGTCCTCGTGCTCGCGGCGCTCTTCCTCGTGCAGAAGCACGGCACCGGGCGCGTCGCGGCCGTGTTCGGGCCGACGATGCTCGTCTGGTTCGTCGTCATCGGCGTGCTCGGCGCGCGCGCGATCCTGCTCGAGCAGCCCGGTCACCCGTCGGTGCTGCACGCCCTCGATCCGCGCTACGGGCTCGCGGTCCTCACCTCGCACGTCGCGGACGCGGTCTTCGTGCTCGGCTCGATCGTGCTCGTCGTCACCGGCTGCGAGGCGCTGTACGCGGACCTCGGCCACTTCGGCGCGCGCCCGATCCGCACCGCGTGGTACGCGGTGGTCTTCCCGGCGCTCGTGCTCAATTACTTCGGGCAGGGCGTGCTGCTGCTCGAGGGCGGCGTCGCGAGCCGGCATCCGTTCTTCGACCTCGCGCCAGAGTGGGGGCTCTACCCGCTCGTCGGGCTCGCGACGCTCGCGACCATCATCGCCTCGCAGGCGCTGATCACGGGCGCCTTCTCGCTCACGCAGCAGGCCGTCGTGCTGGGCTACGCGCCGCGCTTTCCGATCATCCACACCTCGGACGTCGAGCGCGGCCAGATCTACATGCCGCACGTGAACTACGGCCTGATGGCGCTGTGCATCCTGCTGGTGCTGAGCTTCCGCAGCTCGGACGCGCTCGCCGACGCGTACGGCATCGCCGTGACCGGCACGATGACGATCACCAGCGTCCTCTTCTACCAGGTGGCGCGTCGTCACTGGGGCTGGCCGCTGCCCGCCGCGGCCGCGGTGACCGGCGCCTTCCTCGTCGTCGACCTCGCCTTCCTGATCGCGAACCTCGACAAGATCGCGTCGGGCGGCTGGGTGCCGATCGCGATCGCGCTCGCGGCCTACACCGTCATGACCACCTGGAAGCGCGGCCGCAGCGAGCTCGCGTCCGTGCTGATTCGTCAGGGCACGCCGGTCGAGCGCTTCGTGCAGGAGCTGCGCGAGCAGCCGCCGCGCCGCGTGCCCGGCACCGTCGTGTACTGGACGAGCAACACCGGCAGCATTCCCGCCATCCTCGAGCGCAACCTCGCCGTCAATCACGTGCTGCACGAGCGGGTCGTGCTGCTGTCGACCGGCAGCGCGCAGCAGCCGCGCGTGCGCGACGAGAATCGCACCATCGTGCTCGACCTCGGCGAGGGCGTCTACCGCGTGCTCGCGTTCTTCGGCTTCATGGAAAGGCCGCACATCGCGACGATCGCCGCGTGCTGCGCGACCCACGGGCTCTTGCTCGACGTCGCGAGCACGGACTTCTTCGTCTCCGCCGACCGCCTGCTCGCGACCGGTCCGTCGCGCATGGCGCGCTGGCGCAAGCAGCTCTTCGCGCTGCTCGCGCGCTTGACGCCGCCGATGACGAGCGCGCTCGGAATCCCGCCCGAGCGCGTCATCCTGCTCGGGCGCGAGGTCGAGCTGTAG
- a CDS encoding M20/M25/M40 family metallo-hydrolase, translating into MASKPAPADDLVAYAAASRASYEKHLRELVEIPSVSVDPARKKDVRRAAERAAALVRWAGGEARLIETGGHPLVHGRLGKDPRLPTVTIYNHIDVQPADEPEWRTDPFRLKIDGERYVARGTTDDKGPALAALYGARWAREHDVRVNVAFLWELEEEIGSPHFAATLRKHRAVLATDSVIVSDTVWVSRTRPACPAGLRGLQGFRLSLRTGETDQHSGTTGGAARNPVAEIAEVVASMLDAKTGRVKIKGFYDDVEKPTRAELEDLRRCGFSVAAFKKDHLFRSIRTSDALDAMKRLWLMPTLEVHGIAGGYQGPGVKTIVPPAATAIISCRLVPNMRPEKIVRLVREHVRRVNPDVRVEPEHALPAYKGRTTGPYADAVRAAMKAAFGREPVFVREGGSIGAVLAMEQILRAPVYFLGLSLPEHGYHAPNENFDWRQASGGIVAFGRYFERIAALGRGVRP; encoded by the coding sequence ATGGCTTCGAAACCCGCGCCCGCAGACGACCTCGTCGCGTACGCCGCCGCGTCGCGCGCGAGCTACGAGAAGCACCTGCGCGAGCTGGTCGAGATCCCGAGCGTCTCGGTCGACCCCGCGCGCAAGAAGGACGTGCGCCGCGCCGCCGAGCGCGCGGCCGCGCTCGTGCGCTGGGCGGGCGGCGAGGCGCGGCTGATCGAGACCGGCGGCCACCCGCTCGTGCACGGTCGCCTCGGCAAGGACCCGCGCCTGCCGACGGTCACGATCTACAACCACATCGACGTCCAGCCCGCCGACGAGCCCGAGTGGCGCACCGATCCGTTCCGGCTGAAGATTGACGGCGAGCGCTACGTCGCGCGCGGCACCACCGACGACAAGGGACCGGCGCTCGCAGCGCTCTACGGCGCGCGCTGGGCGCGCGAGCACGACGTGCGGGTGAACGTCGCATTCCTCTGGGAGCTCGAGGAGGAGATCGGCTCGCCGCACTTCGCGGCGACGCTGCGCAAGCACCGCGCGGTGCTCGCCACCGACTCGGTGATCGTCAGCGACACGGTGTGGGTGTCGCGCACGCGCCCCGCGTGCCCCGCCGGTCTGCGCGGCCTGCAGGGCTTCCGGCTGTCGCTGCGCACCGGCGAGACCGATCAGCACTCGGGCACGACCGGCGGCGCCGCGCGCAACCCGGTCGCCGAGATCGCGGAGGTCGTGGCGTCGATGCTCGACGCGAAGACTGGCCGCGTCAAGATCAAAGGATTCTACGACGACGTCGAAAAGCCGACGCGGGCGGAGCTCGAGGACCTCCGGCGCTGCGGCTTCAGCGTCGCCGCGTTCAAGAAGGACCACCTGTTCCGCTCGATTCGCACGAGCGACGCGCTCGACGCGATGAAGCGCCTCTGGCTCATGCCGACGCTCGAGGTGCACGGCATCGCGGGCGGCTACCAGGGACCGGGCGTCAAGACCATCGTGCCGCCGGCGGCGACGGCCATCATCTCCTGCCGCCTCGTGCCCAACATGCGGCCCGAGAAGATCGTGCGGCTCGTGCGCGAGCACGTCCGTCGCGTGAACCCCGACGTGCGCGTCGAGCCGGAGCACGCGCTGCCGGCGTACAAGGGACGCACGACCGGTCCGTACGCCGACGCGGTGCGCGCGGCGATGAAGGCCGCGTTCGGACGCGAGCCGGTGTTCGTGCGCGAGGGCGGCTCGATCGGCGCCGTGCTCGCGATGGAGCAGATCCTGCGCGCGCCGGTCTACTTCCTCGGGCTGTCGCTGCCCGAGCACGGCTACCACGCGCCGAACGAGAACTTCGACTGGCGTCAAGCATCGGGTGGGATCGTCGCCTTCGGGCGCTACTTCGAGAGGATCGCGGCGCTCGGGCGCGGCGTCCGTCCGTAG
- a CDS encoding phosphotransferase family protein, giving the protein MAIGDQRDLDLARTRLTEYFAGKLPDARDVAVENLLSPGMGFSNETLLCDLAYAQGGERRTEPLVIRVRPQAQVFPEYDLRLQYDVMQRLAPTDVPVPNLRWFEEAPDVLGASFYVMDRIEGIVPPDHPPYHVSGPCVDMTPEGRAALWWDGLDKLARVHKLDWKALGFGFLDHPERGATPLAQQLAYYQKFFEWAAEGRPQPTVEPALEWLVANQPKDEPVALCWGDARIGNMIFDQNRCVAVLDWEMVSLGNPEQDLGWWLFLDWHHSDGIGVPRLAGFPTREETIARYEELMGRKVRDLHYYEVFAACRFAIIMIRIAALVRAANLPTPDDFERNNTCTQGLAKLLDLPPPS; this is encoded by the coding sequence ATGGCGATCGGCGATCAACGGGACCTCGACCTCGCGCGCACACGGCTCACCGAGTACTTCGCGGGCAAGCTGCCCGACGCCCGCGACGTCGCGGTGGAGAACCTGCTCTCGCCCGGCATGGGCTTCTCGAACGAGACGCTGCTCTGCGACCTCGCGTACGCGCAAGGCGGCGAGCGTCGCACGGAGCCGCTCGTGATCCGCGTGCGGCCGCAGGCGCAGGTCTTTCCCGAGTACGACCTGCGCCTGCAGTACGACGTCATGCAGCGGCTCGCGCCGACCGACGTTCCGGTGCCGAACCTGCGCTGGTTCGAGGAGGCGCCCGACGTGCTCGGCGCGAGCTTCTACGTCATGGACCGCATCGAGGGCATCGTGCCGCCGGACCATCCGCCGTACCACGTCTCGGGCCCGTGCGTGGACATGACGCCCGAGGGCCGCGCCGCGCTGTGGTGGGACGGGCTCGACAAGCTCGCGCGCGTCCACAAGCTCGACTGGAAGGCGCTCGGCTTCGGCTTTCTCGACCACCCCGAGCGCGGCGCGACGCCGCTCGCCCAGCAGCTCGCGTACTACCAAAAATTCTTCGAGTGGGCGGCGGAGGGGCGTCCGCAGCCGACGGTCGAGCCGGCGCTCGAGTGGCTCGTCGCCAACCAGCCGAAGGACGAGCCGGTCGCGCTGTGCTGGGGCGACGCGCGCATCGGCAACATGATCTTCGACCAGAACCGCTGCGTCGCGGTGCTCGACTGGGAGATGGTATCGCTCGGCAACCCCGAGCAGGACCTCGGCTGGTGGCTGTTCCTCGACTGGCACCACTCGGACGGCATCGGCGTGCCGCGCCTCGCAGGCTTCCCGACGCGCGAGGAGACGATCGCGCGCTACGAGGAGCTGATGGGGCGCAAGGTGCGCGACCTGCACTACTACGAGGTCTTCGCGGCCTGCCGCTTCGCGATCATCATGATCCGCATCGCCGCGCTGGTGCGCGCGGCGAACCTGCCGACGCCCGACGACTTCGAGCGCAACAACACCTGCACGCAGGGGCTCGCGAAGCTGCTCGACCTGCCGCCGCCGAGCTGA
- a CDS encoding carboxymuconolactone decarboxylase family protein — protein sequence MSAHYHDPEDIKRLREMKQLAPAEYEAWLGLERIVGREDGAIPRKYRELIAIAVALTTQCPYCIEAHARAAKKAGATREEITEATFIASALRAGAAATHGTMALKLFDAA from the coding sequence ATGTCGGCGCACTACCACGATCCCGAAGACATCAAGCGGCTGCGCGAGATGAAGCAGCTCGCGCCCGCCGAGTACGAAGCGTGGCTCGGCCTCGAGCGCATCGTCGGGCGCGAGGACGGCGCGATCCCGCGCAAGTACCGCGAGCTGATCGCGATCGCGGTCGCGCTCACGACGCAGTGTCCGTACTGCATCGAGGCGCACGCGCGCGCCGCGAAGAAGGCGGGCGCGACGCGAGAGGAGATCACCGAGGCGACCTTCATCGCATCCGCGCTGCGCGCCGGCGCCGCGGCGACGCACGGCACGATGGCGCTCAAGCTGTTCGACGCCGCGTAG
- a CDS encoding MarR family transcriptional regulator — translation MQLPAPRKSARTGDGRDTRTILEALRRIVRELRLTARVAERKHGVSAAQLFVLHVLAHEGEMSVNELAERTFTDQSSVSVVVTRLAEAGLVVRRRAQDDRRRAEIALTPRGRALVRRVPAEPAQARVVAALERMPAREREALGRGLEALVREMGIADGAAEMFFEDGARRARARARKRST, via the coding sequence ATGCAATTGCCGGCGCCCCGCAAGAGCGCGCGCACGGGCGACGGGCGCGACACGCGGACGATCCTCGAGGCGCTGCGCCGCATCGTCCGCGAGCTGCGCCTCACCGCGCGCGTCGCCGAGCGCAAGCACGGCGTGAGCGCGGCGCAGCTCTTCGTGCTGCACGTCCTCGCGCACGAGGGAGAGATGTCGGTGAACGAGCTCGCGGAGCGGACGTTCACGGACCAGAGCTCGGTGTCGGTGGTGGTGACGCGGCTCGCGGAGGCCGGGCTCGTCGTGCGCCGGCGCGCGCAGGACGACCGCCGGCGCGCCGAGATCGCGCTCACGCCGCGCGGCCGCGCGCTCGTGCGCCGCGTGCCCGCCGAGCCGGCGCAGGCGCGCGTCGTCGCGGCGCTCGAGCGCATGCCGGCGCGCGAGCGCGAGGCGCTCGGCCGCGGCCTCGAGGCGCTGGTACGCGAGATGGGCATCGCGGACGGCGCCGCGGAGATGTTCTTCGAGGACGGCGCCCGCCGCGCGCGGGCCCGGGCGCGGAAGCGGTCGACGTGA
- a CDS encoding chloride channel protein has translation MSELQPAPAGTTSGALPVSPSLELAAPRATTLVTPRILYVSACALAVGCAAGFVAQLLTALIALFTNAAFFGRLSVAPASPADNHLGLAVVLVPVVGGLVVGLLARYGSHAIRGHGIPEAMEQVLFNRSRIAPRVTFLKPLSAAIAIGTGGPFGAEGPIIATGGALGSLVGQVLHITAHERKTLLAAGAAGGMAATFGSPVSAVLLAVELLLFEYRPRSLIPVALASVAATGVRLALVGAEPAFAMPELARPTDLALAVYAGLGLVIGFAAVAVTRLVYAIEDGFARLPIHWMWWPALGAVAVGVAGYLVPRTLGVGYDNIDDILSGRILGAPLLVLCVAKLASWAIALGSGTSGGTLAPLFTVGGALGALLGASAQAMLPDAAIDPRIGALVGMAAIFAGASRAVLASVVFAFETTQQPMGLLPLLAGCSSAYLVSCLLLRNSIMTEKIVRRGARVLGEYAADFLDQVLVRDVASNPVVTLDADATVADVKHWLRSHTPPTTHQGFPVTAADGRLIGVLTRRDLFDGDDARADATRRIRELVKRPPAVVHPDNSLREAADHMLRENVGRLPVVERERPHAVVGIVTRSDLLAAHRRRLDEESTVERPLRS, from the coding sequence GTGAGCGAGCTGCAGCCCGCGCCAGCCGGCACCACGTCGGGCGCGCTGCCGGTCTCGCCCTCGCTCGAGCTCGCAGCACCGCGCGCGACGACGCTCGTCACGCCGCGCATCCTGTACGTCAGCGCGTGCGCGCTCGCGGTCGGCTGCGCGGCGGGCTTCGTCGCGCAGCTCCTGACCGCGCTGATCGCGCTCTTCACCAACGCCGCGTTCTTCGGACGCCTGAGCGTCGCGCCGGCGTCGCCGGCGGACAATCACCTCGGCCTGGCGGTGGTGCTCGTGCCGGTCGTCGGCGGGCTCGTCGTCGGGCTGCTCGCGCGCTACGGCTCGCACGCGATCCGCGGCCACGGCATCCCCGAGGCGATGGAGCAGGTGCTCTTCAACCGCAGCCGCATCGCGCCGCGGGTGACGTTCTTGAAGCCTCTGTCGGCCGCGATCGCGATCGGCACGGGCGGACCGTTCGGCGCCGAGGGGCCGATCATCGCGACCGGCGGCGCGCTCGGCTCGCTCGTCGGCCAGGTGCTGCACATCACCGCGCACGAGCGCAAGACGCTGCTCGCCGCGGGCGCCGCTGGCGGCATGGCGGCGACCTTCGGCAGCCCGGTGTCGGCGGTGCTGCTCGCGGTCGAGCTGCTGCTCTTCGAGTACCGGCCGCGCTCGCTGATTCCGGTCGCGCTCGCGAGCGTCGCCGCGACCGGCGTGCGCCTCGCGCTGGTCGGCGCCGAGCCGGCGTTCGCGATGCCGGAGCTCGCGCGGCCGACCGACCTCGCCCTCGCCGTCTACGCCGGGCTCGGGCTCGTGATCGGCTTCGCGGCGGTCGCGGTGACGCGGCTCGTGTACGCGATCGAGGACGGCTTCGCCCGCCTGCCGATCCACTGGATGTGGTGGCCGGCGCTCGGCGCGGTCGCGGTCGGCGTCGCGGGCTACCTCGTGCCGCGCACGCTCGGCGTCGGCTACGACAACATCGACGACATCCTGTCGGGACGCATCCTCGGCGCGCCGCTGCTCGTGCTGTGCGTCGCGAAGCTCGCGTCGTGGGCGATCGCGCTCGGCAGCGGCACCTCGGGCGGCACGCTGGCGCCGCTCTTCACCGTCGGCGGCGCGCTCGGCGCCCTGCTCGGCGCGTCCGCGCAAGCAATGCTTCCCGACGCGGCGATCGACCCGCGGATCGGCGCGCTGGTCGGGATGGCGGCGATCTTCGCGGGCGCTTCGCGCGCGGTGCTCGCGTCGGTGGTGTTCGCGTTCGAGACCACGCAGCAGCCGATGGGGCTCCTGCCGCTCCTCGCCGGCTGCAGCTCGGCCTACCTCGTCTCGTGCCTGCTGCTGCGCAACTCGATCATGACCGAGAAGATCGTGCGGCGCGGCGCGCGCGTGCTCGGCGAGTACGCCGCCGACTTCCTCGATCAGGTGCTGGTGCGCGACGTCGCGAGCAACCCGGTGGTGACGCTCGATGCCGACGCCACGGTCGCCGACGTCAAGCACTGGCTACGCTCGCACACGCCGCCGACCACCCACCAGGGCTTCCCGGTCACGGCCGCCGACGGACGCCTGATCGGCGTGCTGACGCGCCGCGACCTGTTCGACGGCGACGACGCGCGCGCCGACGCCACGCGCCGCATCCGCGAGCTCGTCAAGCGCCCGCCCGCGGTCGTCCACCCCGACAACTCGCTGCGCGAGGCCGCCGACCACATGCTGCGCGAGAACGTCGGCCGCCTGCCGGTGGTCGAGCGCGAGCGCCCGCACGCCGTGGTCGGCATCGTGACCCGAAGCGACCTCCTCGCCGCGCACCGGCGGCGCCTCGACGAGGAATCGACGGTCGAGCGCCCGCTCCGCAGCTAG